The Geoalkalibacter sp. nucleotide sequence ACCGACGCATTGCGTCAAGCCCTGCGCGCGGCCGAGATCGATGTGCGTGTTCCTTCTCTAAGCGTCCAGGGCGAGCCCTTGTCCGCGAGCATGCTCCCCGCCGCCGCCCTGGCGCTGCGCGCCGCGCTGCCCGAGCGCGAACATCAGCTTAATTTTCTCAAGGGCGAGCTCTCGCCCAAAAGTGAATGGGCCGGGTTTCGCCGCCGCCTCATGGGCGCCGCCGCCCTTTTGGGGCTGACCCTGATTCTGGCGGGCGCGGGTGCCTATGCCGACTTCGCGCACAAAAAGGCGCGCGCGGAGGCCCTGGCCGCGGAGATGACCCAGGTTTTCCGTCAGACCTTCCCCCAGGCCAGCGTGATCGTCGACGTGCCCGCGCAGATGCGCTCAAGCCTTGCGCAATTGCGAGAACGCGCCCGCCTACTGGGCTTGGGGGCCGACCGCTCGGCGCTCAACATCCTGCGCGAGGTTTCGGCGCGCACCCCGACTGACATCACGCTTGACATCCGCGAACTCAATTTCGTCAGCGATCAGTTGCGCCTCGATGGCACCACTTCCTCTTTCGAGGCCATCAACCGTCTGTCCCTCAGCCTGGAAACCTCGCCCCTCTTTCAGGACGCCCAGATTACCGACGCGAAAATGGGACTGGACGGCACGCGCGTCGATTTTCGCCTCAACCTGAGAATTTCGCCGGAGGATCCGCTGCGATGATCGGCAACTTGTCCCAACGGGAAAAATTGTTTCTCGGCGCCGGAGCCCTTGCCGTTTTGGTGGTGATCCTCTGGTTCGGCATTCTCTCCCCCTACCGCGAAGGGATCGCCGCCGCCGAAGCGCGCATCCAGAGCCGTGAGCGGCAGTTGGAGGAGGTTCGTCTGCTGCAGCGCGAATACCGGCGCCTGCAGCAGGAACTGACCCTCGCCGAGCGCCGGCTGGTGACCAGCGCCCGCGGGTTTTCCCTGTTTTCGTTCGTCGAGGACGTCACCAATCGCACCGGTGTTCGTGAAAACTTGGTGTCCATGCGCCCCCAAAGCCCGCAGACCCTGGGTGAATTTCGCGAGGAATCGGTGGAAATCCGCCTCGACCGCATTCGTCTCGACCAGTTGGTGCGGCTGCTGCACGCCTTGGAGGCCGCGGACATTCACCTCAACACCAAGAACCTGCGCATCCGCACGCGCTTTGACGACAAAACGCTGCTCGACACAACCCTCGTAGTCTCCTACATGCAGAAAACGACATGAAATTTATTTCGAAACGTCTGAATCATTCCGCCCCGGACTTAAAAAAAGGTCATCTCGGCTCGCGCCTGTTGCTGCACCTGAGCGCCCTCGGCCTGTTGCTGATCGCCTTTGTCCTGACGCTGATCCTGCTCTTTCCCGTCCAGGCGCTTCGAGACCGCGTGGAGCAGATGATATTCACGCAAAGCGGCGTGCGCGTGGATATCGGCGGGCTGAGCGTCACCCCGCCGCTGACCCTGACCCTGCGGGATCTGCGCTGGCAGCCCGAACTCAGGAACTGGCCCCCGGTGCAAGTTGCCGCGCTGCGCCTCTCCCCGGTCTGGTCCGGCCTGTTCAGCGCCAACCCCGGTGTTCACTTCAACGCCGCCTTTGCCGTCGGCTCCATACAGGGCCAGGCCTCCCGGGACGGCAGCCTCAAGGCAGCCATCAAGGGGGTCGGCATCGCGCCGTTTTTGCCGGAAGCTTTTCCCTATCCGGTTCAGGGCACCCTGAGCGGGAATTTTGAATCCCTGGGCGAACTGCTCGCCAACAGCGGCCAGGCCAGTGTTCAATTAAGACTTGAGGGCGGCGCCTTGACGGGTCTGGAGTCCCTGGGCGCGGCGAACGGCCGCCTGAGCCTGGGCCAGGTTGACCTGCGCGCGGATTTGCAAGGCCGCAACCTGCGGATTGAAGAGCTACGGGCGACAGAGGGCGATCTGCGGGTGGACGGCAAGGGAACCCTGCTGCTTGGCGCCGATGCGCCATCGAGCCGCCTTACGGCGCAGATCGAATTGACCCCTGCGCCCTCTTTGGATCCCAATCTCGCCGACCTGCTCCTGCTGACCGGCGTAAACCCTGATCCAACGGGCATTTATCGGTTGCGCCTGTCGGGATCCCTGGCCGCGCCCGTGGTTCGTTGAAGGATTTGGGCTTGACTTGTCGAACCTGATTGGCTAAGGTTCGATCCTGGCTTGTCCAGACCTTAGACCTATGAAAATTTTGCCATCGATCAACCGACTGGTTCTTACGGGGTTGCTGTTTGTGCTGCCGCCGTTTTTCCAGGGCTGCCAGGAAGCTTCGACCTTAACGGTTGAACCTCCCCGGGAGCAATCCCCTCCCGCCGCCCTCGTGGTGTCCCCCGAGTCCCACGACGAGTTGTCCCGCATCTTCGCGCTCAACAACTACGATCTGGACACCCTTGAGGAAGGGGTGCCCAAACTCATCGTTCAATCTCTGCCCCAGGATCTCGAGAACATTTCCCAAACCAGCGAACGCAAGCGCCTCTTCTTTCTCACCCTGCTGCCCATGGTGCTCATGGCCAACGAGGAAATCCAGGCCGAGCGCGACCTGATCGAATCGGTGCTCTCCGCCTACGATCAGGGGCGAGCGCCCAGCGCCGCCATGATCGAGCGCCTGGAGGGCATTCAGTTGAAATACAAGGTCAGTGGGGATCTTCTCGAGGATGCCAAGGCTCGGGACGCTCTGCTCAGGCGCGTCGATATCCTGCCGCCGTCCCTGGTGCTGGCCCAGGCGGCCAATGAATCGGCCTGGGGCACGTCACGCTTCGCCAAGCTCGCCAACAATCTTTTTGGGGAGTGGACCTTTACGCCGGGCACCGGCATCGTGCCCAAGGAGCGTCCGGAAGGGCAGATTTACGAAGTGCGCAGTTTTCCCACCATCTACGACTCTCTACAGTCCTACATGCTCAACATCAATACTCACCGCGCCTATGCGAAACTGCGCGACACCCGCGCCCAACTGCGGCTTGAGGAACGCCCCCTGCGCGGCGTCGAACTGGCCGAGGGGCTCACGGCCTATTCCATCCGCCGCGAAGCCTATGTCGCGGAAATCGCCGCCATGATCCGCCACAACAAACTGACCCGCTTCTCGGACATCAGCCTGCGCGGATCCTGATCAATCCCGCATCAGAACAACGTCCCCAACACAATGCCCAGCGCACTGAGCGGCCCGGCGTCGCCGATGCCGTCAACGGTCTTCTCGACCTTGTTGAGGGTCGTTTTGGCGTCGCGGTACAGATCATCCTCGTTGACGAGCCGGCCGATGGTGCCCTGTCCGTCGTCGATCTTGGCGGCGATGCTATTGATGCGCGTCATGGTTTCGGTGGTTTCCACGTAGAGCTTTTCGTCGTGGATCAACCGTCCCAGGGTGCCCTCGCCCTGATTGGCCTTGGCGGTGATGTCGCGGATATTGCCCAGGGCGTCCGCGGCGCGATCATGCACCTCGTTGTTGACCAGCAACTGACCGAGGGTGCCCTCACCGTTCTTGAGGCGCTCGGTGATTTCCTGCAAATTGGCCAGGGCCGCCGTGGTGTTCTCGTAAAGCTGCTCGTCGTGAAGCATGCGCCCGAGGGAGCCCTCGCCGGACTCAAGGCGCCGGGTGAGCTCGGCCAGATTGGCGGCCACGGCCTGGACATCGGCATAGAGCGCCGGATCATTGACCAACTGGCCCAAGGTTCCCTGGCCTTCATCAACCTTGCGCAGAATATTGGCCAGACGTTCGCCGGAAACGTTGAGCTGTTCGCGGCCTTCGGTGAGAAACGCGCTGAAATCGGTCATGGCCGTTTTAAAGTTGCGGTCAAGGTCGGCAAGCATCTGATCGATGTTGACGCTGGGCTCGGTGGGAACCGCCGATCCCGGCTCGAGAATCGGCTTGCCTTCCGAGCCGAAGGAAAGCCCGAGGAACTGTCCGCCGAGGAGATTGGTCTGGCGCACCCGGGCAATGGTGTCGCCCTTGACCGCCGTGCCCTCGGCCACGCGAAACACGACCTTGATGCGGTAATCCTCAAGCTGGATGGATCTGACCTTGCCCACCTGCACGCCCGCCATGCGCACCGGATCACCCTCGTTGAGACCGACCAGGGATTCAAAATAGGCCACGTATTCCACCTGGCTTTCAAAAGGCCGGAATTCTTCGACGAACTCGATCAGCAGCGCCAGGGCGACCAGCGCGACGAGAAAAAACAGACCGACTTTCTGCTCGGTTGAAATCGCCATCTCAGGCTCCTGTAATTCCCTTGGTGGTGGTGTAGATAAAATTTTTCACGTTCGGATTCTCGCTGGCCTTGAGTTCGGCCGGCGTGCCGATTTCGATGATCCGCCCCTCGTGGATCATGGCCACGCGATCCGAGAGATAAAAGGCGAAATTGAGATCGTGGCTGACGATGATGCTGGTCAGGCTCACCTCGTCCCTGAGCTTCATGATGACCCGGGCCAGTTCGTCGGAAGTCACCGGGTCGAGTTCGGCGGTGGGCTCGTCGTAAAGAATCAGATCGGGGTTCATGGCCAGGGAGCGGGCGATGGCCACCCGTTTTTTCATGCCCCCGGAAAGCTCCGAGGTCATGAGATCTTCCTTGCCCTCGAGTCCCACCAGGCGCAGCTTCTGCCGGATGATGCGCCGGATGCGTCCTTCGTTGCAGATCCGTTTCTCCCGCAGCCATAGGCCGACGTTTTCCCCGACCGTCAGCGAATTGAACAGGGCCGAGGTCTGAAACACCATGCTGTAGCGGTATTCGCGCGGCGCGTTCTTCGGCTTGGGGGCGAAAACATCATGACCGTCGATGAGAATCCGGCCGCTGTCGGGTTTGATCAGCTTGACGATGTGCTTGAGCAGCACGCTCTTGCCGGTCCCCGAGGGGCCGATGATGGAAAAGGTTTCTCCCGCCTTGATTTCCAGGCAGATGTCCTTGAGCACATGCAGATTGCCGAAGGATTTGTTGAGGTTTTCGATGCGGATGTCGACCCCGCGCGGCTCTGCGTATTCGGCGACGCACTCGCCGCGTTCTTCCTCATCGAAAACCGAGCCGGGAAAGCCGTGCACCAGCTTGTTCAACAAACCGCCATTGCCGTTATCGTTGCCGTTGGCCTGCTTGGTCGTAGGCATAAGAATCAAGCGTTCCTAGAGAGTCATGCGCGTCAAAAAGTAATTGGCGACCATGATCAGCAAAAACCCCATGACCACCGCGCGCGTGGTGGAGCGGCCGATGCCGCGGGCGCCGCCGGTGGTGCTGAAACCGACATAGCAGCCGACATGGGCGATGATCCCGCCGAAGACGGTGGCCTTGAGCAGGCCCTTGAAGATCTCGGCGTAATCCAGGGCCAGTATCAGATTGTCGAAATAGACATTGAGGGGCACGTTGATGCGCGGCGTGAAGCTGCTGATGAAGCCGCCGCCAAGAATGCCGACGATGATGGAGAACACCGTCAGCGCCGGCACCGCCAGCAGGCAGGCGATCATGCGCGGCATGGCCAGATAGCGCACCGGGTTGATTTCCAGGGTCTTGAGGGCGTCGATCTCCTCGTAGACCTTCATGGCCCCGATTTCCGCCGCCATGGCCGAGCCGACGCGACCGGCCACGAGAATGCTGGTCATGACGGGTCCGAGCTCCTTGACCATGGACAGACCGACGATGGCGCCGATGACGTTCTGCGTGCCGTACACCGCCAACTGCGTGCCGGTCTGAAGGGCGAGAACCATGCCGACGAAAAAGGCCATGAGCGCCGCGATGGGCAGGGTGTCGTTGCCGATGTCCTTCATCTGGCGAAAAATGGAGGGCAGATTGCGCGGCGCTTCCTTGAAGTAATAGAAGGTCTGCGCCAGTTGCTGCAGCATCTCGCCGGTGGTCTGCGCCAGGGCGAGAAGTTTGCCGCCGAGGGCGCCGAGAAACCGTCCGATCATGGCGTCGGCTCCGTCTGCCCCCAGGAGATTCCCCAGGGCAGATAGAACAGGGACAGGCGGCTGCCGGCCGGCTCGCGAACCAGAGTCACCAGCCCCTTGAGAATCTTGATTTCACGCATTTCGCCTCCCTCGCCCCGATATCCGACCAGAGGAAAAACCTCGTAGGCCAGATCCGCTCCGCGGCGCTCCTTCCAGTACAGATT carries:
- the gspM gene encoding type II secretion system protein GspM is translated as MIGNLSQREKLFLGAGALAVLVVILWFGILSPYREGIAAAEARIQSRERQLEEVRLLQREYRRLQQELTLAERRLVTSARGFSLFSFVEDVTNRTGVRENLVSMRPQSPQTLGEFREESVEIRLDRIRLDQLVRLLHALEAADIHLNTKNLRIRTRFDDKTLLDTTLVVSYMQKTT
- a CDS encoding glucosaminidase domain-containing protein produces the protein MKILPSINRLVLTGLLFVLPPFFQGCQEASTLTVEPPREQSPPAALVVSPESHDELSRIFALNNYDLDTLEEGVPKLIVQSLPQDLENISQTSERKRLFFLTLLPMVLMANEEIQAERDLIESVLSAYDQGRAPSAAMIERLEGIQLKYKVSGDLLEDAKARDALLRRVDILPPSLVLAQAANESAWGTSRFAKLANNLFGEWTFTPGTGIVPKERPEGQIYEVRSFPTIYDSLQSYMLNINTHRAYAKLRDTRAQLRLEERPLRGVELAEGLTAYSIRREAYVAEIAAMIRHNKLTRFSDISLRGS
- a CDS encoding MlaD family protein: MAISTEQKVGLFFLVALVALALLIEFVEEFRPFESQVEYVAYFESLVGLNEGDPVRMAGVQVGKVRSIQLEDYRIKVVFRVAEGTAVKGDTIARVRQTNLLGGQFLGLSFGSEGKPILEPGSAVPTEPSVNIDQMLADLDRNFKTAMTDFSAFLTEGREQLNVSGERLANILRKVDEGQGTLGQLVNDPALYADVQAVAANLAELTRRLESGEGSLGRMLHDEQLYENTTAALANLQEITERLKNGEGTLGQLLVNNEVHDRAADALGNIRDITAKANQGEGTLGRLIHDEKLYVETTETMTRINSIAAKIDDGQGTIGRLVNEDDLYRDAKTTLNKVEKTVDGIGDAGPLSALGIVLGTLF
- the gspN gene encoding type II secretion system protein GspN; translated protein: MKFISKRLNHSAPDLKKGHLGSRLLLHLSALGLLLIAFVLTLILLFPVQALRDRVEQMIFTQSGVRVDIGGLSVTPPLTLTLRDLRWQPELRNWPPVQVAALRLSPVWSGLFSANPGVHFNAAFAVGSIQGQASRDGSLKAAIKGVGIAPFLPEAFPYPVQGTLSGNFESLGELLANSGQASVQLRLEGGALTGLESLGAANGRLSLGQVDLRADLQGRNLRIEELRATEGDLRVDGKGTLLLGADAPSSRLTAQIELTPAPSLDPNLADLLLLTGVNPDPTGIYRLRLSGSLAAPVVR
- a CDS encoding ABC transporter ATP-binding protein, whose translation is MPTTKQANGNDNGNGGLLNKLVHGFPGSVFDEEERGECVAEYAEPRGVDIRIENLNKSFGNLHVLKDICLEIKAGETFSIIGPSGTGKSVLLKHIVKLIKPDSGRILIDGHDVFAPKPKNAPREYRYSMVFQTSALFNSLTVGENVGLWLREKRICNEGRIRRIIRQKLRLVGLEGKEDLMTSELSGGMKKRVAIARSLAMNPDLILYDEPTAELDPVTSDELARVIMKLRDEVSLTSIIVSHDLNFAFYLSDRVAMIHEGRIIEIGTPAELKASENPNVKNFIYTTTKGITGA
- the gspL gene encoding type II secretion system protein GspL is translated as MAKKFIGIDIEDGLLRIVTAEASKTGPVLTGAAEKALPAEEDALVSALAQCLDQVAFGDIVATFLPAMGNFFRRLEFPFSDSKKIAAALPLAMSSQVPAGEDLEFDFLAPRPHAGGFRVGAAAVKKSAALLMAGYFQQANVPLHVLDLAPFAFAAGLRRFVDDGVLGYISQGEISLARLADGQVVDFRALPYRSSHPAEKTAALILRDYLALARPDAEKTQPLYLIGSGATDALRQALRAAEIDVRVPSLSVQGEPLSASMLPAAALALRAALPEREHQLNFLKGELSPKSEWAGFRRRLMGAAALLGLTLILAGAGAYADFAHKKARAEALAAEMTQVFRQTFPQASVIVDVPAQMRSSLAQLRERARLLGLGADRSALNILREVSARTPTDITLDIRELNFVSDQLRLDGTTSSFEAINRLSLSLETSPLFQDAQITDAKMGLDGTRVDFRLNLRISPEDPLR
- a CDS encoding MlaE family ABC transporter permease, with translation MIGRFLGALGGKLLALAQTTGEMLQQLAQTFYYFKEAPRNLPSIFRQMKDIGNDTLPIAALMAFFVGMVLALQTGTQLAVYGTQNVIGAIVGLSMVKELGPVMTSILVAGRVGSAMAAEIGAMKVYEEIDALKTLEINPVRYLAMPRMIACLLAVPALTVFSIIVGILGGGFISSFTPRINVPLNVYFDNLILALDYAEIFKGLLKATVFGGIIAHVGCYVGFSTTGGARGIGRSTTRAVVMGFLLIMVANYFLTRMTL